GCCCGCGCCAGAAGAACCGGATCATGTGGGTCGAGTTCAGGGGTTATATCCAGCAGGCGTCCCGTGAAGTCTTTCAGCCAGCGGGTCAGCTCGATCTGGCGGGAAAGGCTTTCCGCTCCGGATGGATCGCTGTCCTCATCCGTTTGCCCGCTGGTTTTCAAGCGGCTTTGCAGGTTCTCCAGCCAGACGGCGAGGCCCGGACTGTAGCGGCTGCGGCCCAGGCCCAGGGGGACCCGGCGCAGAACGGCGGCCAGCTCGGCGCCCGAGGCCGGGGCCTGTCCCAGCTCCAGAAGCCCCTCCTGCAGCATCCCGGTCAGGGCGCTCTGCGGGTAACCCTGCGCCTGCCAGTCGAGCCAGGCGGCCAGGGCGCGCCCAGGACGGGTCAGGCGCAGGGGGATGCCCTCGGCGAAAGTGAGCGGCAACCCGAGCGGGCTGTTCCACTCTCCCGCGGGCAGGCAGGCCCGAACGATCTCGTAGAACAGCGGCACGTAGACCGCGCTGTCGGTGTGAAGGACCTCCACCCGGTCCAGGGGCGCGCCGGAGCCGAGCACTTCCCGCAGCACCGCGCGCACCTCGTTCGACTCGCCCACCGCGCGGAAAATCGAGGTGTGCAGAGCGTCTCCGCCCTCCGGGGCCAGGGCAGCCCCCAGGCGCTGCGGGTCGAAACCGCGCCGGACACAGGCATCCTCATTCTCAGTCCGCAACAGGCAGCCGGGAGGCAGAAGGCCGAGCAGGCGTTTTTCCAGGCGGGAGAGACGGGGGCAGCCGGGCAGCAGCACCCGCAAAAGCGCGGGCAGAGCCGTGCTGTCGTTCTGCAGTCGAGCCGAGGCCAGCTCCAGCAGCCCGGCGTAATCGGTCAGGCGGCGGCGTTCCAGCTCGCGCAGGTATTCAGTCAGCAGAAGGCGCAGGTCCTCGGCCTTGCCCGGGTCCTCGAAACGGCGCGGGGCGAGCGCCTCCGGGCTCAGGCCAGCCAGGCGCAGGTCGGTCAACGCCCCCAGCAGGGTGTCGAACAGGCCCTCCCCGGCCGGTTGGGCCAGAAGGTAGCCCGAGCCCCGTCCGCGCAGGCGCTCGAACAGCACCCCGACCAGGAACGTGCCCACGCTCCGGGAAAGGAATCCCAGCCCGAGACCGGCCAGCCGCGGCGCGGCCAGCTCGAAAGCCATGAAGCGCAGGGTGCGCACCCGCATATTGATCGCAGGGGTCCCGTCTGCGGCCAGACGGTCGAGCCACTGGTAACCCACGCGGCGCGAGGGGGCGAGCAGCCATTTTTCGGTGAGCGGGTGCGTGCGGCACAGCTCGGACAGGGTCTCGGTCAGCCGCATCTTGGTCTCTCCAGGCCGGGAATTCGATAACCGCGCTGGATAAACCTACAACGATAGGGGCCTCAACTCCAGACCAAAATGTGCGGATGGAGATAATAAAACACGGCTGGCCGCGGCGGCTCACTCGCCGGGAGGTTCGGTGGAGGAAGATTTTTCGAGGTCCACGATATGGCTCTTACCCACGTAATCGGCGGTGCGGTAGCGCGAGATGCCGTGGAGCTTCTTGACGATGTCGGCCACGCGGAGCACCTGCTCGCGGATGGTGACAAGGGACTGGGTGTTCGATTTACCGCAGGTGCAGGCCTTGGCGTTCATGATCGCCAGCTCGCTGTAGCCCAGGGCGGCCTGCAGGGGCTGGTTGATCTCGTGGCAGGTCGCGCCGGCCAGGGCCAGGGCCGCGGACAGGCGCTCGCGCTTGAGGCTTTCCTCCTGGTTCTTTTTCGTCTCGGTCATGTCGGTGAACATCAGCCGCATCCCGTCGTTGAATCCACCGCTGTCGTAGATGCGGCTGAAACGGCACCAAGCCGGAATCTGCCGCCGCTCGGTGGCCAGCACCAGCACCTCGCCCTCCCAGAAATCGAGCTTGCCGTCCAGGATGTCGGTCACGTGAGTCGCAGCCGCCGGCTCGTCGAACAGGGCGTCTATTCCGCCGCTTTTCATGTCTTCGAGCGTGCGGCTGAACAGCAGGATGAAAGCCGGGTTGGTGTACACGGCCTGGCCGGATTCATCGGTTATCAGGATCGCCTCGCTGGCGCATTCCACAGCCGAGCGGATACGGGTCAGCTCGCGCTGGACCTCCGAGTGGACACGCCTCTGACGGCCGAAACGCAGCCCGACCCAGAGCAGCCCCGAAAGACCGATAACCCACAGCACAAGATACGACAATCCTGTTTCCAGCAGGTGCATCCGCGCCACTCTGGTCGGACCGTCCAGCGGCAGCGAGATGCTCAGGCCGTTCTGGACCCCGTCCCGGCCGCCGTGGCAGGTGGAGCATTCATCCGCCCACTTGACCGGGCCCATGAAACGCAAATAGTTATGGCCCTCCTTGCGGGCCACGGCGTGCACCTCGCTGCTGCCACCCGCCAATTGCACCAGGGCCTCACGCTCCCAGTCATCGGGACGGTTTTCCTCGTCGAGCGGCTGCTGGCTGGTCAGGTGCAGAAAGGCGCCCGTAACGCCGAAACAAGCCACCGAAAAGTGGCCGGACGAAATTCTCAACCTGTCCAGAGTTGCCGCAGTCACGCCGGCGCCGGTCTGCTGCGGCGCTGAAAACGGCGTCTGCACCTGGCTGGTATCTCTTTTACCGGTCAACCAGTCCATGAGCAGCAACTCGCGCTTGAAAGATTCCCGCGCCTCGTTCAGGGCGTATTCCTCTTTCAGATTGCGCTGGGTGTAACAAAACCAGGCAAAGGACAGGGCGACCAGCATGGTCCAGACCAGCGCCAGGGAACGGATTCCGCCCCGGGTGATGGAGATGTCCTCTTTTTCATCCAATTCAGTCATAAATATTCCAGCGTTAGTTACCTTCGGCTTTCTCGCCGCCGCGGACAAAACAGCGGAGTGACAAAAGACTCCAGGATTCCAACTTAGCATGACGCATGCCACAATCCGGAATACCGTTAATCACTTAAGCCGCAAACATCTATGCCCCTCACGCCAATAGATCCTGTCCTGATTGAGCCGTTTATCCCGCCCGCGGCTGTACGAAATCGCGCACTGTGTCGGACGGCCCGTTTCACTTTGCTATAACCGTTATGATAATTCTGGCGTTTAATGCCGAAAGGAATATAATTGGCCTGCGCGCCATAGAAAGTGTTCCCCATCCAGGAGGTGCCGATGCGCAAGTGGCTGTACCGCATCCATATGTACGGCGGCCTGCTCTGTTTCCCCTACCTGATCGTGTTCGGGTTCAGTTCGCTCAATTTCAACCACCGTTTCGCGTTCGCCAATCACGAGCCGACTCTGGCAAGCTGGGAGGCCGCCGTGCGCGTGGCCGGGCTCGGGGAGGACATGCCGCAGGCCGAGGCTCTGCGCGACTCGCTGGGCCTGATGGGCTGGCCGCTGCCCTGGGAGACTGAACGGGACTCCGGAGGGGTGTTCCAGTTCGGGCTTTCCAGGCCCGGCAAGCACTACACGGTGCACTACTACCCCGCGCGTGGGTTCGCCCGGGTGGAGGAGCAGCGTTTCGGGTTCTGGCGTGTGTTCGGCAACCTTCACGCCATGGAGCGGATCCCAGGCTCACGTTTCAGCGCCCTCTGGCCCTGGTATACGGAGTTCTGCACTTTCTTTGTCCTGTTCGCCGGCGTGAGCGGAATAGCGCTCTGGACCCAGGGCCGGCGCGAGCGGCTGTCCGGGCTGGTCGTGCTGGCCGCGGTGAGCGTTCTGTCGCTCCTGTTCATGCTTCTTGTCTGGCTGAGGGGGTGAGAATGCGGGAGATACTGCGGAAAATCCACCTTTACGCAGGACTGGCCGCGGCCGCTTTCCTGATGATGTATTTCGTGACCGGGCTGGCCCTGGTCCACGAGAGCTGGTTCCCGCGCACGGACCCGGAAAGGACTGTCCGGAGCGAGCGCCTGGAGCTGAAAGGCAACCTGGAGCCGGAGCAGCTGGCCTCGGTGCTGGAGCTGCGTTTCGGCATCCGGGGTAAGCGCCTGGCCCCGCGCGGCCTGCCGGACGGCTCCTGGCAGCTGGACTGGATGCGTCCCGGCCTGGGCGTCCAGGCGCGGGTCTGGGCCTCGGGCGACAGCCTGACCCTGACCACCACCCGCCAGGGTCTGCGCGGCACCCTGGTCGGTTTCCACCGTCTGCACGGCTACGGCGGCGGGGCGCTCTACGACCTGTGGGCATTCATGTACGATTTTTCGAGCGCCGCGCTGATCCTGTTCGCGGCCAGCGGGCTGTGGATCTGGTTCGGGCGGCGGGAGAAAAGTGGGGCGGGCTGGCTCTGCCTGGCCGCGGGGCTGGGGCTCACTGCGGCGATGGTGCTGTATTTCCTGCTGATGCCGTAATACTGATTCGCGTTGAACCCGGGAACAAAGAAAAATCGCGTAGGGGCGGCCCCCAGTGGCCGCCCGAAACAAACAGGGCAGGCACAGGGGCCTGCCCCTACAAAAACAGAAGCGCTTCCGAACCAATGCCTCTTGAAGGCAAACCGGTATAAACGGCAAGGGGCGGGTTTGAAACCCGCCCCCACGCATGGACGCCCCTTCGGATCAAGTCTCGTTCCAGATCGTTGCCTCTACTGCTTGTGGCACTCGTCACACTCGCGCGGCCCCACCTCCATCGCACGGTGGCAGTTCAGGCAGTTCTTGTGCAGCGCCACCTTGAGCTCCTCCACCTCCACCATGTTGATCTCCTTGCTGTGGCAGTGGTCGCAGGACTCGACATGGTGGCACTCGATGCACTCCAGGCCGTAGCCCTGCACGTGGGTCTCGTGGTCGAACACGATCTGGGTGCCGCCCTTGTACTGGGTCTGGAACACGTGGACCTTGGGCGGCTGCTTGATCTTGGCCTCGATGTTGTAGCCCAGGCGCATGTTGGCCCGGATGAGCACCACGTTGGCCACGGCCATCAGCACGAAGCCGATCAACAGGAGCCTCTTCACCATCTGTACCTCGCACGTTCGAGTGAAAGGGTTACGCCCCGGCCGACTCCCGGCCCTCTTCCTCGGGGAAGATCGGCAGGTACTTGGCGCAGAGGATGAACACGATGAACCCGCCGGTAACCAGGAACAGCGAGAGCCAGATCTCCGACCAGGAGGGGAAATAGCTGAAACCTGCCGAGCGCGCCATGCCGACAACGCTCACGTTCAGACGGTTGGTCAGCACGGCCAGCACGGTGGAAAGCCCCGAGACAAACAGCACCGAGGGCCGCATCCGGTTGCGGAAAGCGAGCATCAGCACCAGCGGCAGCACGAACAGGCTCATTTCAAGCAGGAAAGCCCAGCTTTCGAGTTTCCCGCTGAACACGGCCGACAGCGGCACCCGGCCCCAGAGGTCCTGCAGCCGCACCACCAGGTGCAGCATCAGGGCCACCACCATGAACTGGCCCAGGTCCACCAGGATCTTGGTCTCCAGGCTCTTGCGGAACAGGAAACTGGAAACGTAGCTCTCGACTATCACCATGGCGAAACCCACTGTCACCGCGCTCAGGAAAAAGTGCAGCGGCAGCAGCGGTGTGTACCACAGCGGGTGCAGCTTGAGCGGCACGATCAGGAACACCGTTCCCAGCGAGCTCTGGTGCAGGGTGGAAAGCAGCACGCCCGCGATCACGATGGGCAGGGTGAACGAGTGCACCGCGCGCAGCATCCGCTGCGAGCCCAGCTTTTCCAGCACCACCGGGCTGAACTCCAGGGCCAGCACCGTGGAATAGAGCATCACGCACCAGGCCACCTCGAACATCACCGAGTGCGGGTTCCACATGATCAGCGGGTGCCAGATGTTCCAGGGCTTGCCGATGTCGTACAGAAGGCCCAGGCTGACCAGGATGTAGCCCAGGAACGCAGTGAGCACGGTGGGGCGCACCACGCTGCGGTAGCGCTCGAAATTCAGCAGGTGCACGGTGCCGGTCAGCACGAACCCGCCCGCGGCCAGGGCCACCCCGCCCAGGACATCGAACCCGATCCAGAAGCCCCAGGGCTGGTGGTCGTTGAGCGCGGTGACCGCGCCCAGCCCGCCGAAAAAGCGCAGGAAAGTGAGCACCACGCCCACTCCCAGAATAATCAGCATGGCGGGCAGCAGGATATGACGGCCCTTGACGTCCAGGATACGCCACAGTTCCCTCATTGTCCGCCCCCTTTCCGGGAGCGCGGCTCGGTGCCGTCCGGCAGGTCTTCCCCGCCGGTCTTCTCGAGCTGTATGCGGCGGTTGATGATCCAGCTGATCCCGCCCAGGAGCACCCCGCCGGTGACCACGATCCCCGGGATGCGGCTGAGCACGGCCCAGGTGAGCGTGGGCAGCGGCTCATCGCCCAGTTTCATCGGGAAACCGAGCCGCTCGAACGGGACGCTTGACAGCATCAGCACACTGGTCCCGCCGGCATCATGCTCGCCGTAGATATAATTGACGTAGCGCTCCGGCCGCAGGGCGATGCGGGCTCGGGCGATCTCCAGCAGGTGGCTGCGCCGTCCCATGCGGGTCGCCCCCATCGGGCAGACCCAGGCGCAGGCGGTCTCGCCGCCCGATTCCACCCGGCTGTGGCAGAAAATGCACTTCTCGATCACGGGCACAGGCGAATTCCAGTGGTAGCGCGGCACGCCGAACGGGCAGGCCATCATGCAGTAGCGGCAGCCCATGCACTTGTCCGCGTCGTACAGCACCGGCCCGTCCGGGCTCTTGGTCAGAGCCGCCACCGGGCAGACCGAGACGCAGGTCGGCTCCAGACAGTGCATGCACATCTTGCGGTAGTACATCTCATCGTGCTTGAGCACAACTGTGTAGTTCGCGGCCGACAGGTCCCGGTCGTTGGGCGTGCCGGTCAGGTGGTTCTCCTGGCGGCAGGCTTTGACGCATTCGCCGCAGCCGATGCACTCGGTGAAATCGATCAGTATCCCGAGCGGTTCTTCCATATACACTCCTCGAAGCGGGGTTGTCTTGAGAAGCGCTTAAAATATTCTTCTTTTCTGAAGTATGCAATTATGTTGAGCCGCTGTCGCTCCGGCTCGCTTGACATGGATTTGCCGTATATGGCATAATCAAATAAGGTGGGATTTTGAAAAACCTCTACAAAATTGTGGCCGGAACAAATATGTTGTATATTTTTGTTTAACGTAGATGCGTTGCGAAAGTAATGCAATAATTTATTCATACAAGCTTTTTCCGCCTAAATCAAAGCTTTTCAAGCAAGTAAGAACCACACACGGGAGCGGCCGCACCCGCTCCTCCCGCACTGTCGGCTGCCGGGCCGGACCGGGCGCTATCTGCCCCGGACCGCCCGTTGGGATAGATAATCTTCATGCCTCCGGGCCGGACAGTATTTCAGTCCTCTCCCGGCCGGGAAGAATGAAACCCGGAGCGTTCCGGGGCCGTTAGACTACCTGCGGCTTTCGTTGAACGGGCAGCCCTCCAGATCGAATTGTCCCGGCCATCGGGTCACGGACCCGGCGGCACGGCAACACAGTCTTCCCATATCAATTGTATCGCGCATCTCCCTCCAGGGATAGAAAGTGCCAGGCGGCGCGGCCGTTTTGCGTCCGGCCCCTGAAAGCGGGACTCAAGCACAGAGGTCAAAATGGAATGTAGAAAACGCAGAGTCGGGCGAGTTTTTTCCGGAGCCACACTCTTTCCGGTGCTGCTGGCCCTCTGGCTCGCCTCCGGGGTGACTCCCGCCGCCGCGGCCGAGGGCCTGGCCGACCAGGCCTGCCTGCACTGCCACCTCAGTCAGGACAGCCTCTGGATTGACACCCTGGCCCTGAGCCACTCTGCGCACTCCGACCAGACTTGCACCGGCTGCCACACCGATGTCACCACCCTGCCGCACCCGGCCAAACCCGGACCGGTCAACTGCCTGAACTGCCACGAAAACTCCACCGATGTCCAGGGCAAGCCGGTCGAGCGTTGGCACGACAGCGTGCACGGCCGGGCGGTGGCGGCCGCTCCCGACAGCTCCGGGGCTGCAGTCTGCACCGACTGTCACGGACGGCACGACATCCGGGGCCAGGACGACCCGCTTTCCATGGTCAACCGTCGCAACATCCCGCTCACCTGCGCCCGCTGCCACGAGGACAACCGGGTGGTGCTCAAGCACGACATCCACGCCGAGGCTCCGTATCACGAGTACGAGCGCAGCGTGCACGGCAAGGCGCTGTACAAGGACGGCCTGCTGCAGGTGGCCGCGGTCTGCACCGACTGCCACGGCGCGCACTCCATCCAGGCCGCCGGCGACAGCCTGCCCATGGCGGCCCAGCCCGCCACCTGCGGCAAGTGCCACGTGGCGGTGTACGACACCTACCGCGCCAGTATCCACGGCCAGCTGCACCTGGAACGGCACGACCCCAACGCCCCGGGCTGCATCGACTGCCACGGTGAGCACGGCATCCTGGCCCCCACCAGCAAGGAGTCCCCGATCAGCCGGGCGAATATCCCCAAGACCTGCGCCTCCTGCCACGCCGACCAGACACGTATGGCCCGGTACGATATCTCCACCGATCGCCTGGACACCTACAAGCAGAGTTTCCACGGCACGGCCACGGGCCTGGGCGACCAGAACGCGGCCAACTGCGTCAGCTGCCACGGCTGGCACGATATCTACCCGGCCTCGGACCCCCGCTCCAGCGTCAACCCGCAGAACATGCTCACCACCTGCGGCAAGTGCCATCCCAAGGCCACGGCCAATTTCATCGCCGGCAAGATTCATGTGGACGTGCGGTCCAGGAGCGCCGGGGCGGTCTTCTACCTGCGCCGGGCGATGATCTGGCTGGCCTGGGCCGTGGGCGCTTTCGTGGTTGTCTGGATGGTCCTGGACATAATCCTCAAAAAACGCCGGGGGCGGGATAAATGACCAGGCGAATACTCCTCCTCCCGGTCCTGCTGTTGCTCATCGTCCTGGCCGCCACGCTGCACGGCCAGGACACGGCTGTCTGTTTCGAGTGCCACAACGACCAGTCCGCCACCGGCTCACGCGGCGACACGCTCTATGTCGACTCCGAGCGCTGGACCGCCTCGGTCCACGCCCAGGCCGGCCTGGAGTGCACCGCCTGCCACCAGGACCTGGCCGGCGTGACCGACTGGCCACACCCGGAGAGCCTTAAGAAAGTGGACTGCTCGGCCTGCCACGACAAGGCCATGCTCGACTGGACCGGCAGCGTGCACGGCAAGGCGGCCCACGACAAGGGCGACCTTGACGCCGCCGGGTGCGCCGACTGCCACGGCTCGCACTATATCCTGCCGGTCAAGGACCCGCAGAGTCCGGTCTACCCCTCCAACCTGCCGGCCACCTGCCTGCGCTGCCACGCCGACAGCAGCCTGGGACTCAAGCACGAGGGTATGGGCAAGCCCGAAAAAGCCAGCCTCTACCTGGGAAGCGTGCACGCCCAGGCCCTGGAAAAGCGCGGCCTTGTGATCTCGGCCACCTGCTCGAGCTGCCACGGCTCACACAGCATCCAGCCGCTGGACAAGTTCCTGGCCGGCATTCCCCGCACCTGCGGCGAGTGCCACGCCGGCATCTACCGGGACTATGTGGAGGGCGTGCACGGCGCGGAGTACCTTAAAGGCAACCGGGATGTCCCGCTCTGCACCGACTGCCACGGCGA
This genomic stretch from bacterium harbors:
- a CDS encoding DUF3365 domain-containing protein produces the protein MTELDEKEDISITRGGIRSLALVWTMLVALSFAWFCYTQRNLKEEYALNEARESFKRELLLMDWLTGKRDTSQVQTPFSAPQQTGAGVTAATLDRLRISSGHFSVACFGVTGAFLHLTSQQPLDEENRPDDWEREALVQLAGGSSEVHAVARKEGHNYLRFMGPVKWADECSTCHGGRDGVQNGLSISLPLDGPTRVARMHLLETGLSYLVLWVIGLSGLLWVGLRFGRQRRVHSEVQRELTRIRSAVECASEAILITDESGQAVYTNPAFILLFSRTLEDMKSGGIDALFDEPAAATHVTDILDGKLDFWEGEVLVLATERRQIPAWCRFSRIYDSGGFNDGMRLMFTDMTETKKNQEESLKRERLSAALALAGATCHEINQPLQAALGYSELAIMNAKACTCGKSNTQSLVTIREQVLRVADIVKKLHGISRYRTADYVGKSHIVDLEKSSSTEPPGE
- a CDS encoding PepSY-associated TM helix domain-containing protein, producing the protein MRKWLYRIHMYGGLLCFPYLIVFGFSSLNFNHRFAFANHEPTLASWEAAVRVAGLGEDMPQAEALRDSLGLMGWPLPWETERDSGGVFQFGLSRPGKHYTVHYYPARGFARVEEQRFGFWRVFGNLHAMERIPGSRFSALWPWYTEFCTFFVLFAGVSGIALWTQGRRERLSGLVVLAAVSVLSLLFMLLVWLRG
- a CDS encoding PepSY-associated TM helix domain-containing protein: MREILRKIHLYAGLAAAAFLMMYFVTGLALVHESWFPRTDPERTVRSERLELKGNLEPEQLASVLELRFGIRGKRLAPRGLPDGSWQLDWMRPGLGVQARVWASGDSLTLTTTRQGLRGTLVGFHRLHGYGGGALYDLWAFMYDFSSAALILFAASGLWIWFGRREKSGAGWLCLAAGLGLTAAMVLYFLLMP
- a CDS encoding cytochrome c family protein, coding for MVKRLLLIGFVLMAVANVVLIRANMRLGYNIEAKIKQPPKVHVFQTQYKGGTQIVFDHETHVQGYGLECIECHHVESCDHCHSKEINMVEVEELKVALHKNCLNCHRAMEVGPRECDECHKQ
- the hybB gene encoding Ni/Fe-hydrogenase cytochrome b subunit — encoded protein: MRELWRILDVKGRHILLPAMLIILGVGVVLTFLRFFGGLGAVTALNDHQPWGFWIGFDVLGGVALAAGGFVLTGTVHLLNFERYRSVVRPTVLTAFLGYILVSLGLLYDIGKPWNIWHPLIMWNPHSVMFEVAWCVMLYSTVLALEFSPVVLEKLGSQRMLRAVHSFTLPIVIAGVLLSTLHQSSLGTVFLIVPLKLHPLWYTPLLPLHFFLSAVTVGFAMVIVESYVSSFLFRKSLETKILVDLGQFMVVALMLHLVVRLQDLWGRVPLSAVFSGKLESWAFLLEMSLFVLPLVLMLAFRNRMRPSVLFVSGLSTVLAVLTNRLNVSVVGMARSAGFSYFPSWSEIWLSLFLVTGGFIVFILCAKYLPIFPEEEGRESAGA
- a CDS encoding 4Fe-4S dicluster domain-containing protein; protein product: MEEPLGILIDFTECIGCGECVKACRQENHLTGTPNDRDLSAANYTVVLKHDEMYYRKMCMHCLEPTCVSVCPVAALTKSPDGPVLYDADKCMGCRYCMMACPFGVPRYHWNSPVPVIEKCIFCHSRVESGGETACAWVCPMGATRMGRRSHLLEIARARIALRPERYVNYIYGEHDAGGTSVLMLSSVPFERLGFPMKLGDEPLPTLTWAVLSRIPGIVVTGGVLLGGISWIINRRIQLEKTGGEDLPDGTEPRSRKGGGQ
- a CDS encoding cytochrome c3 family protein, whose amino-acid sequence is MECRKRRVGRVFSGATLFPVLLALWLASGVTPAAAAEGLADQACLHCHLSQDSLWIDTLALSHSAHSDQTCTGCHTDVTTLPHPAKPGPVNCLNCHENSTDVQGKPVERWHDSVHGRAVAAAPDSSGAAVCTDCHGRHDIRGQDDPLSMVNRRNIPLTCARCHEDNRVVLKHDIHAEAPYHEYERSVHGKALYKDGLLQVAAVCTDCHGAHSIQAAGDSLPMAAQPATCGKCHVAVYDTYRASIHGQLHLERHDPNAPGCIDCHGEHGILAPTSKESPISRANIPKTCASCHADQTRMARYDISTDRLDTYKQSFHGTATGLGDQNAANCVSCHGWHDIYPASDPRSSVNPQNMLTTCGKCHPKATANFIAGKIHVDVRSRSAGAVFYLRRAMIWLAWAVGAFVVVWMVLDIILKKRRGRDK
- a CDS encoding cytochrome c3 family protein translates to MTRRILLLPVLLLLIVLAATLHGQDTAVCFECHNDQSATGSRGDTLYVDSERWTASVHAQAGLECTACHQDLAGVTDWPHPESLKKVDCSACHDKAMLDWTGSVHGKAAHDKGDLDAAGCADCHGSHYILPVKDPQSPVYPSNLPATCLRCHADSSLGLKHEGMGKPEKASLYLGSVHAQALEKRGLVISATCSSCHGSHSIQPLDKFLAGIPRTCGECHAGIYRDYVEGVHGAEYLKGNRDVPLCTDCHGEHDIRPPDDPESRVNPRQLAQVCSRCHEDQSLSAKYGLPLGRLDSYLTSYHGVALKLGDMRVANCASCHGFHNIRPSSDPKSPVNPANLAATCGKCHPNAGENFAKGKIHVQGQPHENLGAWLVKRAYVLLILALVGGFVGYITLDLAARRRRRTQGGDKEEGPEKKP